A stretch of Monomorium pharaonis isolate MP-MQ-018 chromosome 7, ASM1337386v2, whole genome shotgun sequence DNA encodes these proteins:
- the LOC105832438 gene encoding flavin-containing monooxygenase FMO GS-OX4 isoform X1, with the protein MPSSKTRIAVVGAGVAGLVVARHVAAKLDTYSLIVFEQTDHIGGTWVYTDETNLDKHGLLIHSSMYKNLRTNIPKEIMAIPDFPFEDPDGPSFTHHSVIREYLMAYAKHFNLHPYVKLNTLVKRIEPETTRNGRTLWTITYESLETKEETTKTFDAVVLCNGHYTVGRIPHIPGIESFRGRRIHSHQYRVPEVYAGKRVCILGASWSGIDIAMEVSQYANKVYLSHNLPEQFDSKMSNNVEQRPGVESVQENIFTFLDGSTAEVDDFIFCTGYNFTYPFMSSKVEIRTNDDHVEPIYKHLVHMDYTNLFFMGLPALVIPFPLCHVQAQYILAILEDRVKLPSSQEMREEYEIEKKSLLDQGIPLRHINKLKNRQWAYYDELATAANVPGFLPVIRKIMDHVFEMRDVDFTTYKNYQYRIIDSENFSVSYCKPC; encoded by the exons ATGCCAAGTAGTAAAACGAGAATCGCTGTTGTGGGTGCTGGAGTGGCTGGTTTGGTAGTAGCCCGCCATGTGGCAGCAAAATTAGATACTTATAGTCTTATCGTATTTGAGCAAACCGATCATATCGGTGGTACATGGGTGTATACCGATGAAACAAATCTCGACAAACACGGACTTTTGATACACAGCAGCATGTACAAGAATCTCAG aaCAAACATACCGAAGGAAATAATGGCGATACCTGACTTTCCCTTTGAAGATCCGGATGGTCCGTCTTTCACTCATCACAGCGTGATAAGAGAATACCTTATGGCCTACGCGAAACACTTTAATCTTCATCCCTATGTTAAA TTGAACACTCTGGTGAAGCGCATAGAGCCAGAAACTACGAGGAACGGCCGGACGTTGTGGACGATCACGTACGAGTCACTGGAGACCAAGGAGGAGACCACGAAGACCTTCGACGCCGTGGTGTTGTGCAACGGTCATTACACTGTCGGTCGTATTCCGCATATTCCAGGTATCGAAAGCTTTCGCGGTAGACGCATTCACAGCCACCAGTACAGGGTGCCGGAGGTCTACGCCGGCAAGAGGGTTTGCATACTCGGCGCGTCCTGGTCCGGCATCGATATCGCCATGGAAGTCTCGCAATACGCCAATAAA GTATATCTGAGTCATAATCTACCGGAACAGTTTGACTCGAAGATGTCGAACAACGTCGAGCAGAGACCCGGCGTCGAGTCTGTCCAGGAAAACATCTTCACCTTCCTCGACGGCTCCACGGCGGAAGTGGAcgatttcatattttgtaccG gcTATAACTTTACGTATCCCTTTATGTCGTCTAAAGTCGAGATACGTACGAATGACGACCATGTGGAGCCCATCTACAAGCACCTGGTACATATGGACTACACGAACTTGTTCTTCATGGGGTTGCCCGCACTCGTGATACCATTTCCGTTGTGCCACGTTCAGGCGCAGTACATCCTTGCAATCCTCGAGGACCGCGTCAAACTACCGTCGTCGCAAGAGATGCGCGAAGAATACGAAATTGAGAAGAAGTCTCTGCTGGATCAAGGCATTCCG CTAAGGCATATCAATAAGCTCAAGAATAGGCAGTGGGCTTACTATGATGAACTCGCGACTGCCGCGAATGTGCCGGGTTTCCTGCCTGTAATCAGGAAAATCATGGATCACGTCTTCGAGATGCGCGACGTGGACTTCACCACctacaaaaattatcaataccGCATCATCGACAGCGAGAACTTCAGCGTGTCCTATTGTAAACCTTGTTAG
- the LOC105832438 gene encoding flavin-containing monooxygenase FMO GS-OX-like 3 isoform X2: MAIPDFPFEDPDGPSFTHHSVIREYLMAYAKHFNLHPYVKLNTLVKRIEPETTRNGRTLWTITYESLETKEETTKTFDAVVLCNGHYTVGRIPHIPGIESFRGRRIHSHQYRVPEVYAGKRVCILGASWSGIDIAMEVSQYANKVYLSHNLPEQFDSKMSNNVEQRPGVESVQENIFTFLDGSTAEVDDFIFCTGYNFTYPFMSSKVEIRTNDDHVEPIYKHLVHMDYTNLFFMGLPALVIPFPLCHVQAQYILAILEDRVKLPSSQEMREEYEIEKKSLLDQGIPLRHINKLKNRQWAYYDELATAANVPGFLPVIRKIMDHVFEMRDVDFTTYKNYQYRIIDSENFSVSYCKPC, encoded by the exons ATGGCGATACCTGACTTTCCCTTTGAAGATCCGGATGGTCCGTCTTTCACTCATCACAGCGTGATAAGAGAATACCTTATGGCCTACGCGAAACACTTTAATCTTCATCCCTATGTTAAA TTGAACACTCTGGTGAAGCGCATAGAGCCAGAAACTACGAGGAACGGCCGGACGTTGTGGACGATCACGTACGAGTCACTGGAGACCAAGGAGGAGACCACGAAGACCTTCGACGCCGTGGTGTTGTGCAACGGTCATTACACTGTCGGTCGTATTCCGCATATTCCAGGTATCGAAAGCTTTCGCGGTAGACGCATTCACAGCCACCAGTACAGGGTGCCGGAGGTCTACGCCGGCAAGAGGGTTTGCATACTCGGCGCGTCCTGGTCCGGCATCGATATCGCCATGGAAGTCTCGCAATACGCCAATAAA GTATATCTGAGTCATAATCTACCGGAACAGTTTGACTCGAAGATGTCGAACAACGTCGAGCAGAGACCCGGCGTCGAGTCTGTCCAGGAAAACATCTTCACCTTCCTCGACGGCTCCACGGCGGAAGTGGAcgatttcatattttgtaccG gcTATAACTTTACGTATCCCTTTATGTCGTCTAAAGTCGAGATACGTACGAATGACGACCATGTGGAGCCCATCTACAAGCACCTGGTACATATGGACTACACGAACTTGTTCTTCATGGGGTTGCCCGCACTCGTGATACCATTTCCGTTGTGCCACGTTCAGGCGCAGTACATCCTTGCAATCCTCGAGGACCGCGTCAAACTACCGTCGTCGCAAGAGATGCGCGAAGAATACGAAATTGAGAAGAAGTCTCTGCTGGATCAAGGCATTCCG CTAAGGCATATCAATAAGCTCAAGAATAGGCAGTGGGCTTACTATGATGAACTCGCGACTGCCGCGAATGTGCCGGGTTTCCTGCCTGTAATCAGGAAAATCATGGATCACGTCTTCGAGATGCGCGACGTGGACTTCACCACctacaaaaattatcaataccGCATCATCGACAGCGAGAACTTCAGCGTGTCCTATTGTAAACCTTGTTAG
- the LOC105832439 gene encoding thioredoxin domain-containing protein 5 homolog, producing MMLPLAMASFCVSGRRVLFLLLFVLSQMSYGHEDEHTVQYTSDNFSTEVGKKNHFIMFYAPWCGHCQRLSPTWEQLAEISNEEDSNIRIAKVDCTMESALCSEQDVTGYPTLKFYKAGETKGVKFRGTRDLPSLTSFINDQLGSSLAEDVAPSPPEAVNGLLELTEDTFEKHVSSGHHFVKFYAPWCGHCQKLAPTWDELANSLRNDDVVSISKIDCTQHRSICGQFDIKGYPTLLWIEDGKKVDKYTGQRSHEDLKAYVSMMLGKSADESNQKSESSDGVPHAILSLTADSFKQGIEKGLSFVKFFAPWCGHCKRLAPTWEELGKKFFGNDNVNIVKVDCTLDVSKQLCNEQEVDGFPTLYLYRNGRKVSEYNGSRNLDDLYDFVMNHLKTHDEL from the exons ATGATGTTACCGCTCGCGATGGCGAGTTTCTGCGTGTCCGGGCGCCGggttctctttctccttttgtTCGTGCTGAGTCAGATGAGTTACGGCCACGAGGATGAGCACACTGTCCAGTACACCAGCGACAATTTTTCTACGGAGGTTGGCAAGAAAAATCACTTCATCATGTTCTATGCGCCATG GTGTGGCCACTGCCAAAGACTCAGCCCTACATGGGAGCAGCTGGCAGAGATCTCAAACGAGGAGGACAGCAACATAAGGATTGCTAAGGTGGATTGCACAATGGAGAGCGCTCTGTGCAGCGAGCAGGATGTCACTGGCTATCCCAC GCTAAAGTTTTACAAGGCTGGAGAAACCAAAGGTGTTAAATTCCGAGGCACTCGAGATTTACCTTCATTAActtcttttattaatgatcAGCTAGGTAGTTCTTTG GCTGAAGACGTCGCTCCGTCTCCTCCAGAAGCTGTGAATGGATTATTGGAATTAACGGAAGACACGTTCGAGAAACACGTATCTTCTGGACATCATTTTGTCAAGTTTTACGCGCCCTGGTGTGGACACTGCCAGAAATTAGCTCCAACGTGGGATGAATTAGCTAATAGTCTTCGCAACGACGATGTAGTCAGTATTTCTAAGATAGATTGCACGCAGCATCGTAGCATCTGTGGCCAGTTTGATATTAAAGGATATCCTACATTGCTGTGGATTGAAGATGGAAAAAAG gtGGATAAATACACCGGCCAACGTTCTCACGAAGATTTGAAGGCTTATGTGTCAATGATGCTGGGTAAGAGCGCCGACGAGTCGAACCAGAAGAGCGAAAGCAGCGATGGAGTCCCACACGCTATATTGAGCCTGACAGCCGATAGTTTCAAGCAAGGTATCGAGAAGGGACTTTCGTTTGTCAAGTTTTTCGCACCTTGGTGCGGACACTGCAAACGTTTGGCCCCCACGTGGGAGGAGTTGGGCAAAAAGTTCTTCGGTAACGATAACGTGAATATCGTCAAGGTAGACTGTACGCTTGATGTGAGTAAACAATTGTGCAATGAACAGGAAGTGGATGGTTTCCCcacgttatatttatatcgtaaCGGACGCAAGGTCTCCGAGTACAATGGCTCGCGCAATCTCGATGACCTATACGATTTCGTGATGAATCATTTGAAGACACATGAcgaattgtaa
- the LOC105832457 gene encoding uncharacterized protein LOC105832457: MDLRNDIKKVTSLTSVDHNAKFYRLHGLSQAAKDKKMNERILKKPRNIELIDDSSMDEDSDDCMETINNKVKPPFDKHEVSAAIREVNGGRDLSNKHFEENFWKQLQDEAKSEKKKSQTLSKNDNVETNQSEDLNNKCVKENKLLKNAAIMGLVNTKIISLQDINIFYNNNSAKEKNELKPLHEIAMGVSNECIPDNSEYKVESIPLREDPEIFVHPLQIGINKKQFKDIDFSIPSIAKKKKVTPAGHFLEANDDSHFEFVKKKNSTT; this comes from the exons ATGGATTTACGTAatgatattaagaaagtaaCATCGCTTACTTCCGTTGACCATAATGCAAAATTCTATCGGCTACATGGATTAAGCCAGGCTGcaaaggataaaaaaatgaatgaaaGGATATTGAAGAAACCACGAAACATAGAG ttaataGATGACTCCTCTATGGATGAAGATAGTGATGATTGCATGgaaactataaataataaagtgaaACCTCCCTTTGATAAACATGAAGTCTCTGCTGCCATTAGAGAG GTAAATGGTGGTCGTGATCtttcaaataaacattttgaagAGAATTTTTGGAAACAACTTCAAGATGAGGCAaagtctgaaaaaaaaaaatctcaaactctttctaaaaatgataatgtGGAAACAAATCAATCTGAggatttaaacaataaatgtgTTAAGGAgaacaaattgttaaaaaatgctgCAATTATGGGTCTTGTAAATaccaaaataatttcattacaagatataaatattttttataataataactcaGCAAAGGAGAAAAACGAATTGAAACCTTTG CATGAAATCGCAATGGGTGTATCCAATGAATGTATACCAGATAATAGTGAATACAAAGTGGAATCAATTCCTCTTCGTGAAGATCCTGAAATCTTTGTTCACCCTTTACAAAtaggaataaataaaaaacaatttaaagatATCGATTTTAGTATACCAAGTATTgccaagaagaaaaaagtgacACCGGCAGGTCACTTTCTTGAAGCAAATGACGATTCTCACTTtgaatttgtaaagaaaaaaaatagtacaacATAA